A stretch of Falco rusticolus isolate bFalRus1 chromosome 2, bFalRus1.pri, whole genome shotgun sequence DNA encodes these proteins:
- the WDR4 gene encoding tRNA (guanine-N(7)-)-methyltransferase non-catalytic subunit WDR4, with translation MEGGGGGGRSPGPGPGPALALRGALMVAGGGGRLLAARYKEPGDDGLFVYDCSNVEKTTLGNKGQDGKLTGKGSDDILAFAFSPSGDYFALTDDSKRLILFHTKPSWECVSIRSVNRRCTSLVITAAEDKILVADKSGDVYSYSITEPQADGKLELGHLSLLLDVALSPDDRYILTADRDEKIRVSLAKAPYNIVSYCLGHTEFVNKILVIPNCPDLLLSASGDLTLRLWEYKSGEEVYCCHLSSICGPETTKPDQKYPVSRITYCCQGGYVAILCDCIPTVYIFQLDAIAQQLVYRQQISLKHKGWDIAFEETGDLWILQEDNEAPLQLYRPCDDQWKAVTDDKGLQKMSKYLQDNWTVFEGFVGAESHYSSLYKASFDNMAAYLQRKEERLQQQKKKRQDLQRGSNGQTKKMKTEESSL, from the exons AtggagggcggcggcggcggggggcgcagcCCCGGGCCCGGGCCTGGGCCGGCCCTGGCGCTCCGCGGGGCGCTCATGGtcgccggcggcggcgggcggctccTGGCGGCGCGGTACAAGGAGCCCGG TGATGATGGTCTCTTCGTGTACGATTGCAGCAATGTAGAGAAGACAACCTTAGGAAATAAAGG GCAGGATGGAAAACTTACAGGTAAAGGAAGTGATGACATCCTGGCTTTTGCCTTCTCCCCATCAGGAGATTATTTTGCCTTGACAGATGACAGCAAACGTCTGATTCTGTTCCATACGAAGCCTTCCTGGGAATGTGTTAGCATCAG gtctGTGAACAGGAGATGCACTTCCCTGGTTATTACAGCTGCAGAAGATAAGATTCTGGTTGCAGACAAGTCTGGTGATGTCTATTCTTACTCAATAACTGAACCCCAAGCAGATGGAAAACTTGAGCTAGGTCACTTGTCTCTGCTGTTGGATGTT GCACTGAGTCCTGATGACCGGTATATCCTAACTGCAGACAGAGATGAGAAGATCAGAGTCAGCTTGGCAAAGGCTCCTTATAATATTGTATCTTACTGTTTGGGACACACAGA GTTTGTGAACAAAATACTTGTAATACCCAACTGTCCTGACCTACTGTTATCAGCTTCTGGG GACTTGACTTTGAGGCTTTGGGAGTACAAAAGTGGAGAAGAAGTGTACTGCTGTCATCTAAGTAGCATCTGTGGGCCTGAGACAACCAAACCCGACCAG aaataccCTGTGTCAAGAATAACCTACTGCTGTCAAGGTGGTTATGTTGCCATTCTATGTGACTG TATTCCCACAGTCTACATCTTTCAGCTTGATGCCATTGCCCAACAGCTAGTTTACAGACAGCAAATCTCTTTGAAACATAAAGGTTGGGACATTGCATTTGAGGAAACAGGAGATCTCTGGATTTTGCAGGAAGACAATGAAGCTCCTCTTCAGTTGTACAGACCATGTGATGATCAGTGGAAG gCTGTAACTGATGACAAAGGACTACAGAAGATGTCAAAATATCTTCAAGACAACTGGACAGTGTTTGAAG GTTTTGTTGGTGCAGAGAGCCACTACAGCAGTCTCTACAAGGCTTCATTTGATAACATGGCTGCCTACTtacagaggaaggaggaaaggttacagcagcagaaaaagaaaaggcaggatCTGCAACGCGGCTCGAATggacaaacaaaaaagatgaagaCTGAAGAATCATCACTATGA